The nucleotide sequence AAGTAGGGGTCTAGTTGTAAATGGCTCACATACTTACCAAAACAACCTTTATGGTGTAGCTGCTATCGGTTCTTATGATCCAGTTAGCTTCCAACTATGGTATGCTATGCTTGAAAATGTTACTGATCTATATGCTATAGATGTTGCAGTAAATTTCAATGCAACTGCTGATCTAGCTCTTGGCTTACATGGTCAATTTGGCGGCTCAAGTATAGATAGCGATTTCAAAAATGGTACAAACAACGCAGCTGATGACGCTACTTTATGGGCTATCGAAGCAACTGCTGAAGGATTTGGTATAGACTTTAGTGCTGGTTATATAGACTTCTCAGCTGATAAAGATAAAGTTTCTGTTGTATCTTATGAAGATGCTGGTTCATTTATAAAACCAGGCGAGGATCTACTAGACTATACATTGTTTGCAGGTGAGAACAAATACTGGTTCATCACTGCAGGATATAGTTTCTTAGAGAAATATAGAATAGGCATTGATTACATCGATGGTGAAAATAAAACAAATATTCTTAAAACAGACAAAACAGAGTTAGTCGGTAGAGTTGATTATGCATATAGCAAAAAACTTAATTTTAAAGCTTGGTGGTCACACATAACTGAAGAGCCAGACAATGCTGGTAAAGATAAAACTGATCACTTCAGATTTGAAGCTAAATACTCATTCTAATTTCTATGACCCGACTTGTTCGGGTCTTCCTTATGTTTAAATTTAAATCTGTTTTTTTATTAAAAAGTCATTTTTTTGTTATAGTATTTATACAAATTACATATGCTTTTACTTTATTATACTTAACTGATTTTTAAATTTATATACTAAAATATAGTATAAATGTCTCAAAATTTCTCATTTGGTAAATAATCGGTAACTATTTTTTAAAAATTTATCTATTCTTAAGTTAATAACAACTAAAATTGCCTTGACAACTTTTTAGAAGGAGAAAAAATGAAATTAGTTAAAATGAGTTTAGCTGCAGTTGTAGCTACATGTGCTTTATCTACTGTTGCGTCTGCAACTCCACTTGAGGAAGCTATAAAAAATGTTGATGTATCTGGTTTTGCAATGTACAGATTTGATAGTACTCAATCTGACATAAATGGTAAAGATACAAAAGCATACCACAGATTTAAATCTGACTTCAATTTTAAAGCTGCACTAGATGACAACTTCTTTGGTGTAGTAGGCTTTAGATATGATAGCAGAGATGTTTCAGGTGATCATATAACAGGCGGACAAGCAAATGTTGGCCAACAAGATATAGGTTTTGATAACTATGGTCAAACTTTCAATGTTAGACAATTCTTATTAGGATACAAAGCTGGTAACACAACTATCCAAGCTGGTCGCCAAGTTCTTGGAACATTCTTTACTGATGATATGGTAGGAACAGGTATTAAAGTACTTAATACAGATATCACAGGTTTAACTCTTGCTGCTATCGCGTTTGATGATCTACAACTTGATACACATATAGGAACTAAAGGTTTAATAGTAAATGGCTCACATACTTACCAAAACAACCTTTATGGTGTAGCTGCTATCGGTTCTTATGATCCAGTTAGCTTCCAACTATGGTATGCTATGCTTGAAAATGTTACTGATCTATATGCTATAGATGTTGCAGTAAATTTTGATGCAACTGCTGATTTAAATCTTGGATTGCACGGACAATTCGCTGGCTCAAGTATAGATAGCGATTTCAAAAAAGGCACAAATGATTTAGCTGATGACGCTACTTTCTGGGCTATCGAAGCTATGGCTAAAGCTTATGGTGTAGATTTCAGAGCTGGTTATGTTGATTTATCAGCTGATGATAAAAAAGTTTCTGTTATCTCTTTTGAAGATCAAGGCTCATTCATAGAAGCTGGTGAAGATCTATTTGATACTTACTCATTCTTTTATGGTGACAACCACTACTGGTTTGGAGCTCTTGGATATACTTTTGATAAATTCAGAGTTGGCGTTGATTATGTAAATGGTAAAATTACTAAAGCTACTTCAAATGGTAAAGTTAATGCTTACGAAGTAGTTCCTAGAGTTAGCTATGCATACAGCAAAAAACTTAAATTCCAAGCTTTCTGGTCTCACTATCAAATAGATGAGATAGACGGCAAAAACGATTTCAAAAACGATCACTTCAGATTTGAAGCTAAATACGTATTTTAATCTCTAAGACCCGACTTGTTCGGGTCTATTATTCTTAAATCTTTTTAAATTTAAATACTCTTTTTATCAACTATTAAAAAAATATTCTGTATAATTGAATAAATTTAATCCATAAGGAATATTATGAATTTTCTTAAAAAACCACTACTTTTCATCTGTCTTGCATGTTTTATGTATGCTGCTGATGTGCCTGATGATAGTAGTTATGTTATAGAAGCTAAAGGGGATTTTGGTAAAGAGCTTAAAGCTCTCGTGGAAAAATACGCAAAAGATGAAAACGTATCGATAAATGTTTATAAAAAATCTCCACAAGATAGTAGCGGTGGATTTATAAATATAGGAGTAGATAAAAACAGAGCTTACAATGCTAGTAGAGGTGAAGAGCTTTATAATGTAAATTGTAAGCATTGTCATGGAGACAAGGGAACAAGCAGAGCTATGGGAGCTTCTCAGCGTTTGGCTGATATGAGTGCAGAAGATATCTCTGTGGCTATGTCTGGTTATAATTCAGATCCTACTTTTGGCGGTAAGTTAAAATATATTATGCAACCTATGGCAAAAAATGTAAATTTTTCTCAAGTCGGAGATATAATAGCTTATATAAAAGGAAATAACGCATTTTCCAGTGAAGATGATATCAAAAATAGCAATATCAGTACAAAACCTGCTCAACAAGGAAGTTATCTTGAGTAACATTATGGTCAATTGACCATAATGAGGTTCTGTATTTCGAATTGTTACACTGCTTTAAATTTTTTAAAATTTATATCTAATTATCTGTTATATTAAGATAAATTTATGTATCATCTAAAATTATAGCAAAACAAGGAGTATGTATGAAAAAAATTTCACTTGTAGCATCTATTGCTTTAGTAGCTGCTACTTCGTTGATAGCAAAAGAGGTTAAAATAGGCGTTGTTATGCCTATAACAGGAGCTGTAGCGGCGTATGGTCAAACAGCGTGGGCTGGTATAGAAATGGCAAATAAATTAGAACCAACTTTAAAAAATGGAGATACTTTAAAACTAATTTTGGTGGATAATAAAGGCGATAAAGTAGAAACTACAACAGCTACTACAAGACTAGTAAGTGATGATAAAGTTACTGGATTAATAGGAGCAATGGTCACTGGAAATACTCAACAAGTACTTCAAATAGCAGATGAGAAAAAAGTACCTATGATAGCTCCAGCAGCAACTGCCGATAAGCTGCTTGACCGTGCAAAATACGGTGCTAGAGTTACTTTTATGGACTCTTTTCAAGGTACTAGCTTTGCTACTTACGCTGCTAAAAGTTTAGGTTTGAAAACTGCAGTAGTTGTAGTAGATCAATCAACTTCTTACTCGATCGGACTTGCAAAAGCATTTAAAAAACAGTATGAAAAAGACGGCGGAAAGGTTTTAAAAGAACTTAAGATAAGCAGTGGAGATAAAGATTTCAAAGCTATAGTATCTCAAATAGGAAGTTTAAATCCAAGTATAGTATATATGCCATTTTACCATCCTGAAGCAGCTTTAGTTGTACGCCAAGCAAGACAAATAGGCTTAAAAACTCAATTTGC is from Campylobacter fetus subsp. testudinum 03-427 and encodes:
- a CDS encoding cytochrome c (Pfam match to PF00034.17 Cytochrom_C); translated protein: MNFLKKPLLFICLACFMYAADVPDDSSYVIEAKGDFGKELKALVEKYAKDENVSINVYKKSPQDSSGGFINIGVDKNRAYNASRGEELYNVNCKHCHGDKGTSRAMGASQRLADMSAEDISVAMSGYNSDPTFGGKLKYIMQPMAKNVNFSQVGDIIAYIKGNNAFSSEDDIKNSNISTKPAQQGSYLE
- the cmp2 gene encoding major outer membrane protein (Pfam match to PF05538.7 Campylo_MOMP) — translated: MKLVKMSLAAVVATCALSTVASATPLEEAIKNVDVSGFAMYRFDSTQSDINGKDTKAYHRFKSDFNFKAALDDNFFGVVGFRYDSRDVSGDHITGGQANVGQQDIGFDNYGQTFNVRQFLLGYKAGNTTIQAGRQVLGTFFTDDMVGTGIKVLNTDITGLTLAAIAFDDLQLDTHIGTKGLIVNGSHTYQNNLYGVAAIGSYDPVSFQLWYAMLENVTDLYAIDVAVNFDATADLNLGLHGQFAGSSIDSDFKKGTNDLADDATFWAIEAMAKAYGVDFRAGYVDLSADDKKVSVISFEDQGSFIEAGEDLFDTYSFFYGDNHYWFGALGYTFDKFRVGVDYVNGKITKATSNGKVNAYEVVPRVSYAYSKKLKFQAFWSHYQIDEIDGKNDFKNDHFRFEAKYVF
- the cmp1 gene encoding major outer membrane protein (Pfam match to PF05538.7 Campylo_MOMP), which gives rise to MKLVKMSLAAIVAAGALTSVASATPLEEAIKNVDVSGFARYRFDSTKVDADANQGSDTKASHRFTSYVDFKTALDDNFFAVLGLRYDSKDVSGDHITGGQTQVGVNDAGAEDFGQTFNVRQFLLGYKAGNTTIQAGRQVVGTFFTDDMVGTGIKILNTDITGLTLAAVAFDDLQNDPDIGSRGLVVNGSHTYQNNLYGVAAIGSYDPVSFQLWYAMLENVTDLYAIDVAVNFNATADLALGLHGQFGGSSIDSDFKNGTNNAADDATLWAIEATAEGFGIDFSAGYIDFSADKDKVSVVSYEDAGSFIKPGEDLLDYTLFAGENKYWFITAGYSFLEKYRIGIDYIDGENKTNILKTDKTELVGRVDYAYSKKLNFKAWWSHITEEPDNAGKDKTDHFRFEAKYSF
- the livK gene encoding high-affinity branched-chain amino acid transporter, periplasmic Leu/Ile/Val-binding protein (Pfam match to PF13458.2 Peripla_BP_6), with product MKKISLVASIALVAATSLIAKEVKIGVVMPITGAVAAYGQTAWAGIEMANKLEPTLKNGDTLKLILVDNKGDKVETTTATTRLVSDDKVTGLIGAMVTGNTQQVLQIADEKKVPMIAPAATADKLLDRAKYGARVTFMDSFQGTSFATYAAKSLGLKTAVVVVDQSTSYSIGLAKAFKKQYEKDGGKVLKELKISSGDKDFKAIVSQIGSLNPSIVYMPFYHPEAALVVRQARQIGLKTQFASGDGVSNDTFIELAGDASNGYFYTDAFDSSNPPTDKSKEFVAAYTKEKGDGNVPGFTALGADSYFLMVDAMNRCENPEDRECVNKKIKETKNFEGVSGIINIDSKGNAIRSVVIKEIKDGKAVYKDTVNP